The following are from one region of the Halolamina litorea genome:
- the psmB gene encoding archaeal proteasome endopeptidase complex subunit beta, translated as MRTPAHQSGLDPLTGDQSDVFGPELGEFPDADQRRAQASTDEGMKTGTTTVGINAGDAVVLATDMRASMGNMVSSKDVQKVEQIHPTGALTIAGSVSAAQSLIETLKAESNLFGVRRGKQMSMQALSTLTGNLLRSGAFYIVSPILGGVDDTGPHVYSIDALGGTTEEQYAVSGSGSQFALGVLEQEFEDDMGVEAAKTVATKCIKSAMERDTASGNGINIAVVTEDGVDITNEKDIDSLL; from the coding sequence ATGCGAACACCTGCCCACCAGTCAGGTCTCGACCCGCTCACCGGCGATCAGTCCGACGTGTTCGGTCCGGAACTCGGCGAGTTCCCCGACGCGGACCAGCGCCGTGCGCAGGCCTCCACCGACGAGGGGATGAAGACCGGCACGACCACGGTCGGCATCAACGCCGGCGACGCCGTCGTGCTCGCCACGGACATGCGTGCGAGCATGGGCAACATGGTCTCCAGCAAGGACGTCCAGAAGGTGGAGCAGATCCACCCGACGGGCGCGCTCACCATCGCCGGCTCCGTCTCGGCGGCCCAATCCCTCATCGAGACGCTGAAAGCCGAGTCGAACCTCTTCGGGGTCCGACGGGGTAAGCAGATGTCGATGCAGGCGCTCTCGACGCTGACCGGCAACCTCCTGCGCTCGGGTGCGTTCTACATCGTCTCGCCCATCCTCGGCGGCGTCGACGACACCGGTCCGCACGTCTACTCCATCGACGCCCTCGGCGGCACGACCGAGGAGCAGTACGCCGTCTCCGGCTCCGGTTCGCAGTTCGCCCTCGGTGTGCTCGAACAGGAGTTCGAGGACGACATGGGCGTCGAGGCGGCCAAGACCGTCGCCACGAAGTGTATCAAGAGCGCGATGGAGCGCGACACCGCCTCCGGCAACGGCATCAACATCGCCGTCGTCACCGAGGACGGCGTCGACATCACGAACGAGAAGGACATCGACTCGCTGCTCTAA